The sequence CCGGCACGAGGTTGTCCTTCGCGTCGCGCTTGAAGACGGCCACGGAGTCATCCCCGCTGTTGGCGACGAAGACCTCGTCCCGCGCCGCGTCCACCACCAGCGCCGTGGGCGCGTCCAGCCCCTTGTCCTGGGTGCCCACGGGCTTGCGCGTGCCCTCGCCCTTCATGTCGAAGCGCACCACCGCGTCCGCCGCCGAGTCCGCCACCAGCAGCTCGCCGCGCTTCGAGTCACGCGCCATGCCCCAGGACTGCTTCAGCCCGGAGAACGTGCGCGGCTTCGGAGCCTCTTCCGTGGGCGCGGAGAGCGCCAGCCGCGCCGTAGCGGGCGCCAGGCCTGGCGTCGCCGTGCCCTCCGTGACGCGAGGCAGCTCCAGCGCGCCGCCCGTGCCGCCCGTAATGGGGACAAGGCCGATGATGAAGGGCTGGATGTAGAACCACAGCTGGAAGTCCCCGCCGCGCTTCCCGTCGCCCGTGTTGGGCAGGCCGATGTTCCACGGGTCCGAGTTGGAGAGCGAAGTCACCTCGCCGTCCAGCAGGCGGGTGCCGTCCTTCGAGCGGATGAAGCCGCCCTTCACCGTCAGCCGCATCTTCACGCCGTTGGGGAACGACACCCCCATGAGCACGCTCATGAAGTCCGAGGTGGCCTTGGGCGGCACCCAGCGGATGGTGCGGCCCTGGATGGTCACATTCCCGAGGAGCGTGAAGGTCTGGTAGGCGATGATGCCGGGCAGCGTCCCCAACTGCTGGATGTTCCACTGGTTCTGCCAGTAGGTCCGGTCCTGCGGTGAGAAGGGATACGGCACCTCCACCTCCGCGAAGACAACGGACGAAGGCGGCGTTCCCTCCAGCAGGTCGGTATCGCAGGTGAGGAGGATGCCTGAGGCAAAGAGGTCGGAGTTGAAGAAGGTGTACTGCCCGTTGTTCCTCAGCTGGCCGAATCCCGTGTTCACCCATGCGACGTTCGTAATCTTGATGACCGGGTCCGAGGCGCCCTCGGCGAACCCAGCGGTGAAGTGGATGGGCGGCACCGCGTTGGAGGGGCCGGACGACTCCAGCAGCCGCGCCTCCACGCGCTGCGTGGTGTTCTGCGAGTCCAGCCTCCAATCCACACGGGCGATACCGTCCGCGCCCGTGAGCACGTCGAGCTGGATGCCCATTACCCGCGGGTCATCCACCCGGCGCAGCGTGGCCTCGGTGGTGGTGCCGGTGGTGATGCGGAAGCGCACGGGCACGCCAGCCATGGGCGTCTCCCCGCTGACCACCGCCACCTCCAGCGGCGACGGGACGAACTGTCCGCGTGGCCCCTGCTGCCCATCGCCTCCCACGTAGAGGAACGAGCGCACGCGGCACAGCGTGTCCAGCGCATCCTGCACGGTGGTGGAGTTGGCCAGGGTGGAGCACGCGCCCGGCTGGTACGCCACCGCGCTGGCGCGGTTCAGGTGCGCCGTGAAGCGCACGGGCAGGTGCACCACCTTGCCACCCACCTCCAGCTTCGCGATGACCACCTGCGTGGAGGGGACCTCGCCCTCGATGGCCGGCCGCCAGTACACCCGGGCGACGCCGAGCTCGTCACCAGAGGTGGCGGTGGTGGCCACCACCTCCGACGCCCAGCCCGTGTCGTTGTTCAGCGAGAGCTGGCCCTGCAACGCCGTGAAGCGCACCGTCTGTCCGCCCACGGGTTGCTGGTGCCGCGCCACGCCCGCGCGCAGCGGCTCCGCCAGGGGCCGGCCGGGAGTCACCTCCTGCGCGTCCCCGCCCACGTAGGACAGCTCGAGCTGGTTGCAGAGCGTGTCCAGCGCCTCCTGCACCGTGTCCGCGTCACTGAGGTTGGTGCAGCCCGGCGTGTACGCCACGAGGCGCGCGAGGCTCAGCCGCGCGGTGAAGACGAGCGGCAGGTGCACCGGCTGGCCCGCAATCTCCAGCCGCGCCTTCACCTGCTGCGTGGCGGGCGCCGCGTCGGTGCCGTCCGGCCGCCAGTACACCTGCGCGATGCCGAGCAACTCGCCCGCAGCGCCGGTGGTGGCCACCACCTCCTGCAACGTGTAGTTGGTGCCGTCCAGCGACAGCCGCCCGTTCGTGGTGGTGAAGCGCACCGTCTGGCCGCCCACCGCCATCTGGTGCCGCGCCACGCCCACGCGCAGCGGCTGGTCCAGCGCCTGGCCCGGCAGCACCTCCTGCCCGTCGCCGCCCTCGTAGGACAGCTCGAGCTGGTTGCAGAGCGTGTCCAGCGCCTCCTGCACGGTGTGCGTCGCGGCCAGGTTGGTGCAGCCCGGGTTGTAGGCCACCTGACTGGCCACGCTCAGGCTGGCGCCGTAGCGGATGGGGCCGTGAATCTCCTGGCCATCCTGGTCCAGCAGCTTCGCCTCCACGCGCTGGCTGTAGCGGATGTTGGCCGTCGTCCACCCCGTGTCGTCCGGCTTCCAGAACACCTCCGCGATGCCGTTCGCGTCGGTCTGCACGGTGAGCGTGGTGGCCGTCGTCGCGGCGTTGTACGTCGCGCCGAGCACGCCGTTGCCCTCGGCGGTGAGCACGGTGAAGCGCACGCTCGCGCCCTGCACCGGCACCTGGCCGTTGAACACGCCCGCGCGCAGCGGCCGGACGAGCCACTGCCCCGGCATCGTCTCCTGTCCGTCACCGCCCGCGTACAGCAGCGACTTCATCTGGGTGAGCGGCGGGAAGAGCCGGCGGCAGTCGTGCAGCGGCGTATACGTGCCGTCCGCGTTGCGCCGCACCATGGCCAGCGCGCAGTAGTGATGGGCGATGCCGTGACGCGACTCGAAGAGGGCGTTGTTCGACGCGTCGACCGGCCACTCCACGTTGCCCGACACGGTGCGCGCGGGGATGAGCCAGTAGTCGCCGGTGCGGTAGGAGCCCGCGGTGAAGAGCACCTGGATGCCGCTCTCCAGCGTCACCCAGTCCTTGACGGCGGGCGTGGTGGTGTCCGCGTCCGTCACCACCTTGAGGACACCGTTGGTGGACACCGTGTCCCAGGCGCGCACGGTGAGCGTGCCCGTCGTCGGCGCCGACGCGGGCCACGTCTTCACCCGGAGCTGCGGGCCGGTGACGGACTCGATTTGCATGAGCACACCGGGCTGGCCGCGCAGCACGCGGTCCTCGTCGGTGAGCTCCACCCACTGGTTGGGCATGAAGCGCCGGTAGGCATCCTTGCCCGGCACGTCCACGACGATGAGCCGCCGGCTGGAGTCCACGTTCTTCACGGCGCTCACCAGCACGCCGTTGTCGCGGGACCACTTGAAGGTAGCGGTGCCGTCCGCCGTCCCCTCGTCGTGGACCTCCACCCGGTAGAGCTGATTCTCCAGCCGCCGGTAGCCGGCGCTCGCCGGGACTTCACATGGATTCGTGCTGGTGGCCTCCGGCTGCGCACGCGCGGCCAGCTTGCCGGTGCTCGTCAGTGACGTGGGCAACCAATTGGCGGTGCCGAAGTCCTCGCACGGTTTGGCCAGGTCCGCGCCGGTGACTTGCAGCCACTTCACCTGCCACACCGTCCGCGAGCGCGTGGCGGTGTCAGGGCCGCCCAGCGCCACCTCGCGCAGGGACGGGTCCTCCAGCGACGTCACGTGGCGCTGCCAGACGTCCAGGTAGAAGAGGTACGTGCCCTCGGCGGTGGGCAGCGGCGGCAGGGCCTTCAGGTCCGGCTGCGTGGCGACGGACGTGTCCGCCTCGTTCTCGCAGAGGATTCCGTCGACGTAGTAGCGCCCCTTGCGCACCCAGGGCTGGTTGCCCTGCAGGAAGATGGCGAAGCCCGTCTGGTCGATGGGCTTGCCCGCCTCGAGCGGACCACCGGCGCGGCCGATGACGTCCTTGTGAGTCGTCTCGTCCAGGTGCGACTGGATGTCGAGCTGCTCGTTCCAGTCCGCGTCGAGCTGCACGCGCCCCTGCTGCATGCGCACGCTGGAGTAGTGCTTCGCGGGCCGGAAGGTGTTCCGGCTGAAATCGCCCTTCATGGCGTCTCCTCAGGTCACGAAGAAGATCCCCGCCTCGAGTCCGAAGCGCAGGTAATCCTTCAGGCTGGCGCGCAGGTTGGCCTCGCGCTGGGGTTGTTGCAGGTGGTGGAAAACGCCCATCTCGCCCTCATCGCTGGCGCCCCGGCGGATGCCGTCATCCGCATCCACCAGCAACTGGCAGTAGCCGGGGTCGCCGTACCGCAGGGAGGTGAAGACGGGCCACACGCGCCGCTCCACCTCCTCCTTCACCTCCGCCGTCGCGTCCTCCGCATAGGCGGGCTGACAACGGAAACGCGTGGGCACGTGCGAGCCCGCCGGCACGTGGCTGAAGCGCATGCACCCCTTCTGCCGCTGCACCACGCTCACGATTCCGGTGAAGAGGGAGTCGCTGGCCAGCTCCAACACCGTGGCCTCCACGTCGCCCAACACCGTGCTGGCCCGCACCGTCAGCCGGCCCGCAGCGCCCGAGTCCGTGGACGGCTCCTCGGGCGGAGGTGCCTCGCCGGGGCCCGACTTCTGTTCGACCTCCTCCGCCGCGTCCTCCTCCGGGGCCAGCACCTGCCCACCGCCGCCACCACCACCCGTCCCCGGCTCCGGCAGGCTCCCCAGCGCGGGGCCGCCGAGGCCGTCCACGATGGAGTCCTCCACCAGCAGGCGCGTGGCCTGCCCCGCGAGGATGAGCCCGGAGATGCAGCGCACCAGCGACACCGCGCACGAGCCCACGCCCGCGCCGCGAACGGTGAGGCTCGCCGCCGTCGGTTCCCTGGGCGAGCCGTCCGGCCTCAGCGCGAGCCCCGGCACCAGCGTGCAGTGCCGCAGCGTCAGCGCCGCGTCGTCACCCGCGCGCACGTCCAGCGTGCCACCCTTCACGATGAAGCCGTTGAGGATGGCCTCTGCGCCCGCGTCCAGGCGCACCACGCACGTGGCGCCGGGCACCTCCAGCACCGGGCGCTGGAGGTTGGCGGCGCGCAATTCCAGCTTCACACCGGCGGGGACATGGAGCTGGTCGAAGGCATGGACGCTGCTGTCCTGCACCTCGATGAGCGCATCCCTCGCGCGCGGCGCGCCAGTGGTGAGGTCCGCGTGCCAGGCGATGAGCGCATGGCCCACCGTGGCGTGCGGCCCTTTGTACGAGACGCGGTACACCGCGCGCTCCTCGGCGGGCGGGAGCGTGTCCTGCCTGTCGTAGAAGCCGCCGCCCACCTCGCTGCTGAAGCCATACGAATAGGACACGTGGAGCCGGTCCGGCTGCTGGCCCGGCACGAAGGCGATGCGGCCGGTGACGGGGTCCACCCCGGCGAGGATGGACACCTCCACGTCGTTTCCGTCCGCGTCCTGGTAGGTGAGCTTGTCCGGCGGCCGGTGCCACGTGGACAAGTCGCACAGCACCAGGGCCTCGGGCTCATACGCGGTGGGCTGCGCCGGCAGGTTGGCCAGGTACAGGGTGAAGGCCGGGGCCGCGCCGAAGTACAGCTCCTCCGGACTCTCCCCCCGGACGAGGGCCGCGCGCCGGGCCTCCAGCTCCGCGGACAGCGGCTTGCGACGCAGCCGCCCGGGCACGTTGACCTCCGAGGCCAGCGACGTGATGGCCGTCTCCGACTGCGGAGGATTGAAGAGCGGCGTGTCGTTGCCGAGCACGCTGAAGCGGAAGTAGCCGGGCCCCTCCACGCCGGGCTCGGAGCCGGGAGCCACCGGGGCGGCGGGCGCGCCCACCACCGGGTACGCCTCCAGGCGCCAGAGGAAGACGCCCACGTTGGCCAGGTTGTGCTTGCCGCGCCTGTTGTCGATGTGGCGCACGTCCACCGTGCGCGTGGCCTGCTCGAAGGGCGTGCTCACCAGCTCCAGCGTGTTGGCGTCGCGCAGGTCCGGCGTGCGCAGCGCGTGCAGCCTGACGTGGTTGACGTGCTGCGTGGTGCCCACGCGCTCGAAGAACTCCACCACGTGCGCCGGCCAGCCCGTCACGTCGCGCGCGAGCTGCTCCAGCATCGCGGCCGTGCCCTTGCGGCGCCGATACGCCAGCGTATTGGCCACGTACGCGCGCTGGCTGAAGAGGGACGGGTCCACCGGGATGAGGTCCCTCACCCCGAGCAGGTCGCCGAGGTACGGCACCACCCACTCCTGGCACGTCTCGATGAACCAGTTGTCGTGGAGCTGGCCGATGTCGTCTTCGACGGCCAGCAGCTCGCGCTCGATGATGGCGAGCAGTGCGCGCAGGGGCTCGCCCTGCAAGGCATCCCGGCCGCGGTAGACGGCGGGCAGCAGCTTGTAGAGCCTGTCCTGGGGGGCCGTGCTCATGGCTTCACCTCGAGGCTGCCGGCCACCCACTCCAGCAGCAGGAGCTGGGCGGGCTTCATCTGCGTGCCCTCCCAACGGGCCGTGCGCGCCGGCAGCAGCGAGCTCAACGTCTGCGTGGTGCCGAGATAGAGCGCATCCAGGTCCACCATCACCACGCCCGCCACCTCCTGCAGCACGCGGATGACCTCCGCCGCGCTCACCGCCTGGCCGAAGCGCCTCGCCGCGAAGGAGAAAGCCTGGCCCAGCGCCGCCTCCGCGCGGGCCAGCACGTCGTCCACCACGTAGCGCGGGTCCACCTGGAGCTTCGCCTTGAGGCGGAAGGTGATGCGCTCGAACGAGGCCACGACGAACTCGCGCACCGGGTCATGGACCTGGGTCAGCGCCCCCACCAGCGCGTCGTACTGCGGCGTGCCCTCGGCCACCGCCTCGCCCGCCTCCGACGCCACCGTGAGGTGCACGAGGATGCGCTCGCCATTCGTGAGGTCCGCCGCCTGCGCCTTGCCGATGCCGGCGAAGGTGGAGGCGAAGTCCTCGTAGTCCTGGAGCGACACCACGCGATCCAGCGTCAGCACCGAGGACGGCGCATGCGAGCGCGCGTCGTCGCGTGACTCGGGAGCCGCCGCGCCGGTCGCGTCCAGCGGGTTGGTGACGGCGCGGATGCCCAGGGGACGCACGCGCAGGAGCGCGAGCTGGCCCGAGTCCACCTCCCCGTCCGGGCCGATGCCGGAGCGGTACGTCGCCACCACGTTCTCCTGCCCCGTGGGCAGCCGCGCGCCGGACACGCCGTCGCCGAAGGTGAGCACCACGGTGCCGTCGTCCTCGTGGCGCACCATGTACACCTGGCTGAGCGAGTCCTGGCCGAAGAGCGTGGGCACCTGCTCCCAGCGCACGCCGTTGACGAACACCTGGAGCGTGCTCTCTCCGCCGGTGACGGTGGCCGCGGGCACGTAGGTGAGCGGCGGCTTCTTCAGCGCGAAGCGCTGGTTCTTCCGCGAGCCGTCTCCGCTGCCCAGCACCTCGCCGGGCACCGTCTCGCCATGCGTGGCCTCGGCCACGTTGCCGTAGATGCGCACGGAGGAGCGCACGTACACGTTGCGCAGCGCCTCCTTGAACTCGAGCAGCGTGCTGGTTCCGCTCTTCGTCGCGCTCACCAGCACCGCCCGCTCACGCACCAGCGGGCCGTCCGGCGCCGACGCCATTTGCCCCTCGACGATGAAGACGTGCCCCGCCAACAGCCCGGGCACCTCGCGATCCAACAGCACCGTCACCCCCTCCACCACCGTGGTGAGCGGCTTCTCCGTCAGCGGCAGTTCCTCGCTCTGCGCCAGCACCGTGGTGCCGCGCAGCGGGAACCACGAGATGTGCTCCAGCGCGTCCACCTTCAGGCGCGTCACCCGGCCGGTGAGGCCGAAGTCCACGCGCGCATACGGCTTCGTCTCCTGGATGCGGTACAGCTCCAGGTAGCTGGACTTCTGCAACACCACCCAGCTCCCGGTGACGAGCGAGGGGTACTCGCGGTCCAGGTCGAACAGACGGTCGGCTGCGGTCTGGATTTCGAAGCCGGGGTAGTCGGTGGGGCGCGGGTCCTGGGGCTTCTTCTTGAACGCGTCCTTCACCAGGTCCGGCAGCAGCCGGAAGTCCGCGGCGTTGTAGCCGAACAGGCTGGCGCGCAGCCGCAGCACATAGGCCCGGGGATTGGACGAGGGCGGCACGGGCGGCGTCTCGCTGCCCAGCGCCGGCTCCCAGCTCACCACCGTGTGGTTGCGCGTCGGGTCCGTCAGGTCCGTCACCCGGGTGACTTCGCGGACGATGCGCAAATCCCACCGCTCGCTGCCGGGACTCTGCTCGCGCTCGGCGCCCACGAGGAGCAGCGCGTCCCCGGGCACGAGCCCCGTCTGGAGCCCCTGGAGGTAGAGCTGCTTCGTGGTGTTGGAGAAGTCCTGCGGCTCCGTCTGGCGCGGGTGCAATTCATTCCACGCGGCGCGAGCCTCCAGCGCCTCCACCGTCTCGAAGGTCTGCGGCCGCTCATCCTGGCCGGGGATACTGAGCACCTGCACGCCCTCGGCCACCTGGACGACCTCGGGCGAGCCCGGCGCTGTCTCCACGGTGAAGACCAGGTACGTGCTGGCGGCCACGCCGGGCTTCAGCTCGTAGCCAATCTCCCGCGCCAATTCGAGCACCGAGCGCCGCTCGGTGGCGGTGCGCAGGAAGCCCTCGTTGGCGATGCGCTCCTGGTAGAAGGTCAGCACATCCGCCGCGGTGGCGAACGCGTCGAGCAGCGCGACGGCCGGGTCCTCCGCGCTGCGCGTGGTGAGCGCGGCCAACGGACGCGTATGGGCGAAGTCACCGTCCGGCAGCGCCTCGCGCGGCAGCCGCGCCAGCATGCGGTGGAAGAAGCTGGCGTGCGTGCCGATGCGGTACGCGAGCGCCGGCTGTCCGGGGCGGTTGTACAGCGGCGATGGCTCCGCGGAGCCATCATCCGTGCAGGCCTCGCACCCGTCGTCCATCCCCGTCCCTGGCGTGCTCACAGGCCCCCCTGCATCTGGAAGTCGAGCTTCCCGTTCTCGGGCTGGCTCGGGTCGTTGTCGAGCCGGGCAATCTCCAGCCGATCCATGGTGATGAGCCCCTCCTTCCACTCGTCACGCGACACCTGGCCCCAGCGCTTGAAATGGTTGGGCTTGTCCTTCGACTCCTCGGTGTCCACCCAGGCCACGCCCGGCACCGCCATGGCGGCGGCGACGATACGGCTCAGGTACACCGGCTCTCCGAAGGTAAAGTTGTCCGGGTGGAAGAAGCCGCGGCGGCCGTCGGGCAGGTCCCTGCTGCTGAAGACCTCCAGCAGCGCCGCCTTCACGTTGCTGGCGAGGAAGCCCGGCTGCACGCACACCGTCATGACGATGTCGAGCGGCACGAAGACGGGGCCCTCGATGCGAATGTCGTAGCCCGCCAGCCGGAAGCGCTCCAGGAAGGAGGCCAGCGTCCCGGAGAACGTGGCGTCCACCGGACGGCCACCCTTGCGGTCCACGGTGACGAACATGGTGTGCCAGCTTCCCGTCCACCGCAGGCTGCCCACCGCGCGCTGCACCTCGGGGTGGCGCTGGGCCACCTCCGAGTAGTCCGCCTCCGTCACCGCGCGCTGCTGCACGCGGAAGGCCTGCGGCGCGTTGATGCGCACCTGCGCCAGCGACTCCGGCTCCACGCCGCCCGTGGCCGGCAGCGGGTTGCGCACGCGCAGCACGGCGTTGCGCCAGTCGCCGCCCGTCGCGTGGTACAGGCGGGAGATGGACTCGGCGCCCACGTTTCCCGCGGTCCCGTTGCCGATGCGGTAGGTGGCCAGCAGCGTGTCCACGGCGGAGGGGCGCTCGCCCATCACGTTGTCGCCGAAGCGCAGCCGCGCGCGGCCGTCCTCCTCCACCTCCGCCACCAACTCACGGCTGAAGCGCCCGCTGTTGAGCAGCGTGCGGCGCGGCGTCCACACGCGCCCGCCGTCCTTCTCCGCGAGCCAGATGGCGGGCAGCACGTCCTCCATGGACCAGCGCATGGCCGCGGCCGCCGAGGCCTTCAGGTCCACCGACTTGCGGCCTCCCGTCGTCCGGCCCGCCTGCGTCAGCGGCCCGCGCTTCAAGCGGGGCCGGTAGCGCCCCTCCTCGGGAACGTCCGCCAGCTCCTCACCGCTCAGCGTGCGCCCGTGGTCCACCAGCACCACGTTGCCGCGCGCCACGCTCACCGGCGCCTTGTTGCCCGGAGGTGGACCCTCTCCGCCTCCGCCCGTGAGCAGCAGCGGCCCCGGGCCCGTGACGCCGCTGAGCATTCCTGGCGTGCCGGTGGTGCTCTGCACCAGCAGCGCGGGCGCGCTCGCGGAGAGCGTGGCCACATCCACGGGCACCTCCACGTCCCACAGACACAGCTCGAAGGGCAGCGCGTCCTCCGTGTCCCAGGAGATGTCCACCACCTGCTTGCCCAGCAGCGGGTCCTCGGTGAACGTCACGCCCGTGAGCCGCACCGGGTGGCGGCGGGACGGGTCCGCGTCCTCCGGGCGTCCCGTGGTGGCGCCGCGCACCTCCTCGAAGAGGAGCACCTGCCCCACCGCGAGGTCCTTCAGCACGTTGTCCTCGTTGAGCAGCGTGGCCGTCGTGGAGCCCTCGGGCAGACAGCACTTGTCCTCGCCCCACGTGTAGAAGCGCATCTCCGAGTGCTTCCAGTGGAGCCGGGCGTCGTGCAGGGACTCGAAGACCTCGGCGCCCTCGCTCACCGCGACGGTGAGCTGGGAGGCGTCCAGCACGCGCGGGCCCGGATTCGTGGTGGTGAGGAACAGCGTCCCCGGCGTCGTCTCCGTCGGGCCCTTGAGCTCGAAGCCGTCCGCGCCCTCCATTGCCTCCACGCAGACCCACGCGCGCGAGTTGCAGCCGTCATGCATGGGGTAGTCGAGCAGCTTCGCGTGCCGGCGCACGGAGGTGCGCTTGCGCGCGGTGCCGAGGTACGCCTCGGTGGCCGCCGCGTCCTGGTAGTAGCTGAGGTAGTCGGCCGCGTAGGCCATGACCTCCACCAGCGCCACGCCCAGGTCCGCCGCGTTGCGCTCCTGCCACTGCGGCGACACCTGCGACAGCCTGTCCAGCATCAGCCGCCGGAAGCTGGAGAAGTCACGGGTGAGGTAGTCGATTTGCGGGTCCGCGCCCGGGGGCGGAGGGCCGGCCTTCGCGGGCGCGCAGTCGAACTCGCTGGGGCACTCCACCTTGAAGGTGAAGTCCACGCGCGACAGCAGCACGTCGAAGCCATCCGGCGGGACGGTCTCCGCCACCGAGCGGCGCAGCACCAACGTGTACGTGGAGAAGTCCCCCACGGAGTCGGTGCGCACCACCAGCCATTCCTTCGCGTCCGGGCGGGCCTGCTCCCCTACCCACGCCCCGCCGTCCTCACCGACGGGAATCCTGTCCAACCGGTACGCCCACACCACGCCCACGTCCTTCAGGCGCACGCCGCCTTCGATGAGGACGTTGTCGGCGTTGAGCGTGTCCGGCAGCTCCTTGAAGAAGTGGACCCAGAGCGTCTTCTGGCGCTCCACGCCGAGCCCCGTGGCCTCGGCGTCCAGCACCTCCAGGTAGTCGATGCCGTTGAAGTCCGTGGACGCGGCGACGAGCTGACGGCGCCGCTCGCTCTTGCAGACGTAGCGCTCGCCCATGTCACGTCCCCCGGGACAGCTGGGCCACCTGACGCTGCTGCGTGCGGCGGACCACGTAGCGCACCGTCACCGACAGCGTGCCCTCCACGCTGACGACGTCCACCGACTCCACCTGGATGAGGTCCCCCAGCCACTGTTGCAGCGCGCCCTGCACCAGGAACTGGGTGGCGGTGGCCAG comes from Pyxidicoccus parkwaysis and encodes:
- a CDS encoding DUF6519 domain-containing protein; translated protein: MKGDFSRNTFRPAKHYSSVRMQQGRVQLDADWNEQLDIQSHLDETTHKDVIGRAGGPLEAGKPIDQTGFAIFLQGNQPWVRKGRYYVDGILCENEADTSVATQPDLKALPPLPTAEGTYLFYLDVWQRHVTSLEDPSLREVALGGPDTATRSRTVWQVKWLQVTGADLAKPCEDFGTANWLPTSLTSTGKLAARAQPEATSTNPCEVPASAGYRRLENQLYRVEVHDEGTADGTATFKWSRDNGVLVSAVKNVDSSRRLIVVDVPGKDAYRRFMPNQWVELTDEDRVLRGQPGVLMQIESVTGPQLRVKTWPASAPTTGTLTVRAWDTVSTNGVLKVVTDADTTTPAVKDWVTLESGIQVLFTAGSYRTGDYWLIPARTVSGNVEWPVDASNNALFESRHGIAHHYCALAMVRRNADGTYTPLHDCRRLFPPLTQMKSLLYAGGDGQETMPGQWLVRPLRAGVFNGQVPVQGASVRFTVLTAEGNGVLGATYNAATTATTLTVQTDANGIAEVFWKPDDTGWTTANIRYSQRVEAKLLDQDGQEIHGPIRYGASLSVASQVAYNPGCTNLAATHTVQEALDTLCNQLELSYEGGDGQEVLPGQALDQPLRVGVARHQMAVGGQTVRFTTTNGRLSLDGTNYTLQEVVATTGAAGELLGIAQVYWRPDGTDAAPATQQVKARLEIAGQPVHLPLVFTARLSLARLVAYTPGCTNLSDADTVQEALDTLCNQLELSYVGGDAQEVTPGRPLAEPLRAGVARHQQPVGGQTVRFTALQGQLSLNNDTGWASEVVATTATSGDELGVARVYWRPAIEGEVPSTQVVIAKLEVGGKVVHLPVRFTAHLNRASAVAYQPGACSTLANSTTVQDALDTLCRVRSFLYVGGDGQQGPRGQFVPSPLEVAVVSGETPMAGVPVRFRITTGTTTEATLRRVDDPRVMGIQLDVLTGADGIARVDWRLDSQNTTQRVEARLLESSGPSNAVPPIHFTAGFAEGASDPVIKITNVAWVNTGFGQLRNNGQYTFFNSDLFASGILLTCDTDLLEGTPPSSVVFAEVEVPYPFSPQDRTYWQNQWNIQQLGTLPGIIAYQTFTLLGNVTIQGRTIRWVPPKATSDFMSVLMGVSFPNGVKMRLTVKGGFIRSKDGTRLLDGEVTSLSNSDPWNIGLPNTGDGKRGGDFQLWFYIQPFIIGLVPITGGTGGALELPRVTEGTATPGLAPATARLALSAPTEEAPKPRTFSGLKQSWGMARDSKRGELLVADSAADAVVRFDMKGEGTRKPVGTQDKGLDAPTALVVDAARDEVFVANSGDDSVAVFKRDAKDNLVPARRLVGRKTGLSGPVGLALDPDKKALFVAGSGKTLLGAATGTRPVKAAFLAVFDVDASDDAAPRHRWTGDDLGLSRAAGLAVDLQARELFVADAGTDAVFVFSLDALEAGAEDVKPLRVLQGKRTGLAQPVSLSLDERGEELWVANARTGAVTVYARGAKGDVAPARTVEVPGEAKKGLRGVLA
- a CDS encoding putative baseplate assembly protein, with the protein product MSTPGTGMDDGCEACTDDGSAEPSPLYNRPGQPALAYRIGTHASFFHRMLARLPREALPDGDFAHTRPLAALTTRSAEDPAVALLDAFATAADVLTFYQERIANEGFLRTATERRSVLELAREIGYELKPGVAASTYLVFTVETAPGSPEVVQVAEGVQVLSIPGQDERPQTFETVEALEARAAWNELHPRQTEPQDFSNTTKQLYLQGLQTGLVPGDALLLVGAEREQSPGSERWDLRIVREVTRVTDLTDPTRNHTVVSWEPALGSETPPVPPSSNPRAYVLRLRASLFGYNAADFRLLPDLVKDAFKKKPQDPRPTDYPGFEIQTAADRLFDLDREYPSLVTGSWVVLQKSSYLELYRIQETKPYARVDFGLTGRVTRLKVDALEHISWFPLRGTTVLAQSEELPLTEKPLTTVVEGVTVLLDREVPGLLAGHVFIVEGQMASAPDGPLVRERAVLVSATKSGTSTLLEFKEALRNVYVRSSVRIYGNVAEATHGETVPGEVLGSGDGSRKNQRFALKKPPLTYVPAATVTGGESTLQVFVNGVRWEQVPTLFGQDSLSQVYMVRHEDDGTVVLTFGDGVSGARLPTGQENVVATYRSGIGPDGEVDSGQLALLRVRPLGIRAVTNPLDATGAAAPESRDDARSHAPSSVLTLDRVVSLQDYEDFASTFAGIGKAQAADLTNGERILVHLTVASEAGEAVAEGTPQYDALVGALTQVHDPVREFVVASFERITFRLKAKLQVDPRYVVDDVLARAEAALGQAFSFAARRFGQAVSAAEVIRVLQEVAGVVMVDLDALYLGTTQTLSSLLPARTARWEGTQMKPAQLLLLEWVAGSLEVKP
- a CDS encoding phage tail protein — encoded protein: MSTAPQDRLYKLLPAVYRGRDALQGEPLRALLAIIERELLAVEDDIGQLHDNWFIETCQEWVVPYLGDLLGVRDLIPVDPSLFSQRAYVANTLAYRRRKGTAAMLEQLARDVTGWPAHVVEFFERVGTTQHVNHVRLHALRTPDLRDANTLELVSTPFEQATRTVDVRHIDNRRGKHNLANVGVFLWRLEAYPVVGAPAAPVAPGSEPGVEGPGYFRFSVLGNDTPLFNPPQSETAITSLASEVNVPGRLRRKPLSAELEARRAALVRGESPEELYFGAAPAFTLYLANLPAQPTAYEPEALVLCDLSTWHRPPDKLTYQDADGNDVEVSILAGVDPVTGRIAFVPGQQPDRLHVSYSYGFSSEVGGGFYDRQDTLPPAEERAVYRVSYKGPHATVGHALIAWHADLTTGAPRARDALIEVQDSSVHAFDQLHVPAGVKLELRAANLQRPVLEVPGATCVVRLDAGAEAILNGFIVKGGTLDVRAGDDAALTLRHCTLVPGLALRPDGSPREPTAASLTVRGAGVGSCAVSLVRCISGLILAGQATRLLVEDSIVDGLGGPALGSLPEPGTGGGGGGGQVLAPEEDAAEEVEQKSGPGEAPPPEEPSTDSGAAGRLTVRASTVLGDVEATVLELASDSLFTGIVSVVQRQKGCMRFSHVPAGSHVPTRFRCQPAYAEDATAEVKEEVERRVWPVFTSLRYGDPGYCQLLVDADDGIRRGASDEGEMGVFHHLQQPQREANLRASLKDYLRFGLEAGIFFVT
- a CDS encoding putative baseplate assembly protein — encoded protein: MGERYVCKSERRRQLVAASTDFNGIDYLEVLDAEATGLGVERQKTLWVHFFKELPDTLNADNVLIEGGVRLKDVGVVWAYRLDRIPVGEDGGAWVGEQARPDAKEWLVVRTDSVGDFSTYTLVLRRSVAETVPPDGFDVLLSRVDFTFKVECPSEFDCAPAKAGPPPPGADPQIDYLTRDFSSFRRLMLDRLSQVSPQWQERNAADLGVALVEVMAYAADYLSYYQDAAATEAYLGTARKRTSVRRHAKLLDYPMHDGCNSRAWVCVEAMEGADGFELKGPTETTPGTLFLTTTNPGPRVLDASQLTVAVSEGAEVFESLHDARLHWKHSEMRFYTWGEDKCCLPEGSTTATLLNEDNVLKDLAVGQVLLFEEVRGATTGRPEDADPSRRHPVRLTGVTFTEDPLLGKQVVDISWDTEDALPFELCLWDVEVPVDVATLSASAPALLVQSTTGTPGMLSGVTGPGPLLLTGGGGEGPPPGNKAPVSVARGNVVLVDHGRTLSGEELADVPEEGRYRPRLKRGPLTQAGRTTGGRKSVDLKASAAAAMRWSMEDVLPAIWLAEKDGGRVWTPRRTLLNSGRFSRELVAEVEEDGRARLRFGDNVMGERPSAVDTLLATYRIGNGTAGNVGAESISRLYHATGGDWRNAVLRVRNPLPATGGVEPESLAQVRINAPQAFRVQQRAVTEADYSEVAQRHPEVQRAVGSLRWTGSWHTMFVTVDRKGGRPVDATFSGTLASFLERFRLAGYDIRIEGPVFVPLDIVMTVCVQPGFLASNVKAALLEVFSSRDLPDGRRGFFHPDNFTFGEPVYLSRIVAAAMAVPGVAWVDTEESKDKPNHFKRWGQVSRDEWKEGLITMDRLEIARLDNDPSQPENGKLDFQMQGGL
- a CDS encoding GPW/gp25 family protein is translated as MQIGFPFRIDGRGRTADADLDTHVRQLLEQVLFTSPGERVNRPTFGTGLAQLVFAPNGEELATATQFLVQGALQQWLGDLIQVESVDVVSVEGTLSVTVRYVVRRTQQRQVAQLSRGT